A window of the Streptomyces finlayi genome harbors these coding sequences:
- a CDS encoding carboxylesterase/lipase family protein produces the protein MRHDTGPLVTTAQGAVRGLHQDAATVFLNIPYAAPPLGAGRFTPPQPHEPWNDVRDATVPGPNAPQSERKLGEVDMTPYFGAGWSRGADYLTVNIWRPTTTDEDLPVMVFIHGGGFVAGSTRSELYDGSGFARHGVVLVTVNYRLGIPGFLDLPGAPANRGLLDVVAALRWVRQNIAAFGGDPRNVTLCGQSAGATIVGGVLATPRATGLFNRAIIQSGSGLGAFTPQQARRVTRAAADALGVEPLADAFASISDERLVETAGRLAGIDLRTPTHYDPLVGLSPFSLVLDTQPAMSVAAGHGGDVDLLIGTNAEEGNLYLVPTGNYAASTAADVNALAARTHPDPVRLVETYRTARPQASFGELRSAIMGDAAFGAGTRVLADAHATHARSRTFGYEFAWRSQAVGGELGATHTMELPFVFDRAHLPELHGPNGLLGPQQPPADLASRTHGAWVRFARTGDPGWAPYTRERRTTMRIDAEWTEADDPRSQERQAWS, from the coding sequence GTGAGACATGACACCGGCCCCCTCGTCACTACCGCTCAGGGAGCGGTCCGCGGCCTGCATCAGGACGCAGCCACCGTCTTCCTCAACATCCCCTACGCGGCTCCCCCCCTGGGAGCCGGCCGATTCACCCCGCCGCAGCCGCACGAACCATGGAACGACGTACGGGACGCCACCGTGCCGGGCCCCAACGCCCCTCAGTCCGAGCGCAAGCTCGGCGAGGTGGACATGACCCCCTACTTCGGTGCCGGCTGGAGCCGGGGAGCGGACTACCTCACCGTCAACATCTGGAGGCCCACCACCACGGACGAGGACCTGCCCGTCATGGTCTTCATCCACGGCGGCGGATTCGTCGCCGGATCAACACGGTCCGAGCTGTACGACGGCTCCGGCTTCGCCCGGCACGGCGTCGTACTCGTCACCGTCAACTACCGGCTCGGCATCCCAGGCTTTCTCGACCTCCCCGGAGCGCCCGCCAACCGTGGTCTGCTCGACGTGGTGGCCGCGCTGCGCTGGGTGCGACAGAACATCGCCGCCTTCGGCGGTGACCCCCGCAACGTCACACTCTGCGGCCAGTCGGCCGGGGCCACCATTGTCGGCGGCGTCCTCGCCACGCCCCGGGCCACCGGCCTCTTCAACCGGGCGATCATCCAAAGTGGCAGTGGGCTGGGGGCGTTCACCCCCCAGCAGGCCCGTCGCGTCACCCGGGCAGCAGCCGACGCTCTCGGGGTCGAGCCCCTCGCCGACGCCTTCGCGAGCATCTCCGACGAGCGGCTGGTCGAGACCGCCGGCCGGCTCGCGGGCATCGACCTGCGAACTCCGACCCACTACGACCCCTTGGTCGGACTCAGCCCCTTCAGCCTGGTCCTGGACACACAGCCCGCCATGTCCGTCGCCGCCGGCCACGGTGGCGATGTCGACCTGCTCATCGGAACCAACGCCGAGGAAGGAAACCTCTACCTCGTCCCCACCGGCAACTACGCCGCCTCGACCGCGGCCGACGTCAACGCGTTGGCTGCCCGGACGCACCCGGACCCGGTACGGCTCGTCGAGACCTACCGCACGGCACGGCCCCAGGCATCCTTCGGTGAACTGCGGTCCGCCATCATGGGCGATGCCGCGTTCGGTGCGGGCACCCGGGTTCTGGCCGACGCGCATGCTACACATGCCCGATCCCGCACTTTCGGCTACGAGTTCGCGTGGCGCTCCCAGGCCGTGGGAGGCGAACTCGGCGCCACCCACACGATGGAACTCCCCTTCGTTTTCGACCGCGCGCATCTCCCCGAACTGCACGGCCCCAACGGCCTGCTCGGCCCCCAGCAGCCCCCAGCGGACCTCGCTTCCAGGACGCACGGTGCATGGGTCCGGTTCGCCCGGACCGGCGACCCCGGCTGGGCCCCGTACACCCGTGAGCGCCGAACCACCATGCGCATCGACGCGGAGTGGACCGAGGCCGACGACCCCCGAAGCCAGGAACGACAAGCCTGGAGCTGA
- a CDS encoding WD40 repeat domain-containing protein: MFFGREAVAADLTRKLHTSSDQPTNRFHVLVGASGSGKSSLVKAGVVPRLREHRWTLVPVFSPGPNPLGALATALAAASDGQEQVTAVLRRLRQGPDALKIELSRLRGGRFRRVLLVIDQFEEVVTLTSERERAQFFDMLRSCVDQDPSVRVPATLRVDFLGRILTTEHADLFQHPITLGTLGREQFAQVVERPGALVGLTFAPGVIDTILDEAGTDDALPLLAYLLQELYFASGPGETVTPELYRSLGGVAGALARQADQTVAELGPDNGIDFVLRVLLRFVTVQGQDVARERVTLSDLTARERRVVDAFVDARLLVSDAHGDAVSGQQPCAQVTHEALFRQWAPLRQKVESRIEQLRERAELGRWAEDWEQSGRSDDYLLTGERLSLAQRRLAALEEIGQATQPARTLVEHSQHRDLTFLRRLSENIGQYALGSAESHPERAILLSLAALGECTPTPSARRGLMTALASSHLRARLDGHTDTVRHVAWSPGGQYLATASRDGSARIFDAASGRSLLVLPSDGAMVESVAWSPDSSLIATAGRERVVRVWDALSGEPVRLLTGATDTVRQVAWSPDGRYVAATSKDCVVRVWDAETGRITQELRGHRDDTWGVTWSPDSTRLASASHDQTAIVWDVAAGASVATLTGHSDLRVTCLPRHSCMSSRSSASFFNCDEV; this comes from the coding sequence GTGTTCTTCGGCCGGGAAGCGGTGGCTGCCGACCTGACAAGGAAGCTGCACACTTCGTCGGATCAACCGACGAACCGGTTCCACGTACTCGTCGGCGCGTCAGGTAGCGGTAAGTCCTCACTGGTCAAAGCCGGTGTGGTCCCACGGCTGCGGGAGCATCGGTGGACGCTCGTGCCCGTCTTCTCCCCCGGCCCGAACCCGCTCGGCGCTCTGGCTACCGCCCTGGCGGCCGCGAGTGACGGACAGGAACAGGTGACCGCCGTCCTGCGGCGGCTGCGCCAAGGGCCGGATGCCTTGAAAATCGAGCTGTCCCGGCTGCGCGGCGGCCGTTTCCGGCGCGTGCTTCTGGTAATCGATCAGTTCGAGGAAGTGGTCACCCTCACCAGCGAACGGGAACGTGCCCAGTTCTTCGACATGCTCCGTTCCTGCGTGGATCAGGACCCCAGTGTTCGTGTGCCGGCCACACTCCGGGTGGACTTCCTGGGCCGGATCCTGACCACAGAACATGCCGACCTGTTCCAGCACCCCATTACTCTGGGAACGTTGGGAAGAGAACAATTCGCACAAGTGGTAGAGCGTCCCGGCGCCCTGGTGGGACTTACATTCGCTCCCGGGGTGATCGACACGATCCTGGACGAAGCCGGAACGGACGATGCTCTGCCGCTGCTCGCCTACCTTCTCCAGGAGCTCTATTTCGCCTCCGGCCCCGGCGAGACGGTCACACCGGAGCTGTACCGCAGCCTCGGGGGTGTAGCGGGTGCTCTCGCACGGCAAGCGGACCAGACCGTGGCGGAACTCGGCCCGGACAACGGGATCGACTTCGTCCTCCGGGTCCTCCTCCGGTTCGTCACGGTGCAGGGCCAGGATGTTGCTCGCGAACGCGTGACGTTGTCGGACCTCACCGCTCGCGAACGGCGCGTCGTGGACGCCTTCGTCGATGCTCGGCTGCTCGTTTCGGACGCACACGGCGATGCGGTGTCCGGTCAGCAGCCCTGTGCGCAGGTGACGCACGAGGCCCTGTTCCGCCAGTGGGCGCCCCTGCGGCAGAAAGTCGAATCACGCATCGAGCAGTTGCGCGAGCGCGCCGAGCTGGGGCGGTGGGCCGAGGACTGGGAGCAGTCCGGCCGCAGCGACGACTATCTCCTCACGGGGGAGCGACTCTCCCTGGCCCAGCGCCGGCTCGCCGCGCTCGAAGAAATCGGCCAGGCGACACAGCCGGCCCGCACACTCGTCGAGCACTCCCAGCATCGTGATCTCACCTTCCTCCGCCGCCTGTCGGAGAACATCGGCCAGTACGCTCTCGGCAGCGCGGAGAGCCACCCGGAGCGGGCCATCCTTCTGTCCCTGGCCGCCCTCGGTGAGTGCACCCCGACGCCTTCGGCCCGTCGTGGTCTCATGACGGCATTGGCGTCCAGCCATCTCCGTGCCCGGCTGGACGGGCACACGGACACGGTCCGACACGTGGCCTGGTCACCCGGCGGCCAGTACCTGGCCACCGCCTCGCGGGACGGCAGCGCACGTATCTTCGACGCTGCGTCCGGCCGCTCGCTGCTCGTCCTGCCGTCAGACGGTGCCATGGTCGAGTCGGTCGCCTGGTCGCCAGACTCCAGCCTGATCGCAACGGCGGGCAGGGAGCGAGTCGTACGCGTATGGGACGCCCTGTCCGGGGAGCCCGTCCGGCTGCTGACCGGGGCCACGGACACCGTCAGGCAGGTGGCCTGGTCGCCGGACGGCAGGTACGTCGCCGCCACATCGAAGGACTGTGTCGTACGGGTGTGGGACGCCGAAACGGGCCGCATCACGCAGGAGTTACGCGGACACCGCGATGACACCTGGGGCGTCACCTGGTCACCGGACAGCACCCGCCTCGCCTCGGCCTCTCACGATCAGACAGCGATCGTCTGGGATGTGGCAGCCGGAGCATCCGTCGCCACCCTGACCGGTCACTCGGACTTGCGTGTGACCTGCTTGCCGAGACACTCCTGCATGTCATCAAGATCGTCTGCCAGTTTTTTCAACTGCGACGAGGTGTAA
- a CDS encoding WXG100 family type VII secretion target: MPDEDRITVNFATLQQLSGDLEGILRVLNEKLDTLYERTAKAMLSWDGEAREAFIDELDKWSHSAGDLKATQASVSRPEARCRDCSRSVSSGRLTVLGFLR, from the coding sequence GTGCCGGACGAAGACCGCATCACTGTCAATTTCGCTACCTTGCAGCAGCTTTCGGGTGATCTGGAGGGCATCCTCCGCGTGCTCAACGAGAAGCTGGACACGTTGTACGAGCGGACCGCCAAAGCCATGCTGAGCTGGGACGGCGAGGCGCGTGAGGCGTTCATCGACGAGCTGGACAAGTGGAGCCACTCCGCTGGTGATCTCAAGGCAACCCAGGCTTCGGTGAGTCGGCCTGAGGCGCGGTGTCGGGATTGCTCCCGGTCCGTCTCCTCAGGCCGACTCACCGTTCTCGGCTTCCTGCGCTGA
- a CDS encoding class I SAM-dependent methyltransferase — protein sequence MDAASWDQRYQGSELVWKAEPNRFVEEELAGLEPTGRAVDLAAGEGRNAVWLAERGWEVDAVDFSAVALEKAERLAAGRGVRLRTVRADLALWTPPGATYDLALIAYLHLPWAQMRQVLTQAADGLREGGTLLLVGHDAANPERGHGGPQDPRVLYTAEQVADLWRPYADILRAEAVTRPVPGTEGGSRRAVDALVRAVRR from the coding sequence ATGGACGCGGCGAGCTGGGACCAGCGGTATCAGGGCAGCGAACTGGTCTGGAAGGCGGAGCCCAACCGCTTCGTCGAGGAGGAGCTGGCCGGCCTGGAGCCGACCGGGCGGGCGGTGGACCTCGCCGCCGGCGAGGGGCGCAACGCGGTCTGGCTCGCGGAGCGTGGCTGGGAGGTCGACGCCGTGGATTTCTCCGCCGTGGCGCTGGAGAAGGCTGAGCGACTGGCCGCCGGGCGAGGCGTGCGGCTGCGAACCGTCCGCGCCGATCTGGCGCTCTGGACGCCCCCGGGAGCGACGTACGACCTGGCGCTGATCGCCTACCTGCACCTGCCCTGGGCACAGATGAGACAGGTACTGACGCAGGCCGCCGATGGACTGCGCGAGGGCGGAACCCTTCTCCTCGTCGGCCATGACGCGGCCAATCCCGAACGCGGTCACGGAGGCCCGCAGGATCCGCGTGTGTTGTACACCGCGGAGCAGGTCGCCGATCTCTGGCGACCGTACGCCGATATCCTGCGGGCCGAGGCGGTCACCCGGCCTGTGCCCGGCACCGAGGGCGGAAGCCGCAGAGCTGTCGACGCCCTCGTACGCGCTGTGCGGCGGTGA
- a CDS encoding OsmC family protein translates to MTNTAPQDLSSSQPHDPDVHRFEVTHVEGDVYAADIRGHRFQVDQPVEAGGTDSAPTPTELFAASLATCVAFYAGRFLRRHDLDQAGLRVRTEFTMATDRPARVASMRVTIVPPPGLPEKRRAALFAVASACTIHNTLHQPPEISVELAP, encoded by the coding sequence ATGACCAATACCGCACCGCAGGATCTCAGCTCGAGCCAACCGCACGACCCGGACGTGCACCGCTTCGAAGTGACCCATGTCGAAGGGGACGTCTACGCCGCGGACATCCGCGGTCACCGCTTCCAGGTCGACCAGCCCGTCGAGGCCGGAGGCACGGACAGCGCGCCCACCCCCACCGAGCTGTTCGCCGCCTCCCTGGCCACCTGCGTCGCCTTCTACGCGGGCCGTTTCCTGCGACGCCACGACCTGGACCAGGCCGGACTGCGCGTCCGTACAGAGTTCACCATGGCCACCGACCGACCCGCCCGTGTGGCCTCCATGCGCGTCACCATCGTGCCGCCGCCCGGGCTGCCCGAAAAGCGCCGCGCGGCCCTGTTCGCCGTCGCCTCCGCCTGCACGATCCACAACACGCTGCACCAGCCACCCGAGATCAGCGTCGAACTGGCGCCATGA
- a CDS encoding MMPL family transporter: MLSALARFSVRHRWWVIALWLLAVVGAALGAGSVGGSFSNDLTLSNTDSQAAYDTLRTRYPELSGDGMQVVIHSDSGVTSAKVKAAVTDAAAEVRGSQDVAAVQSPYGPGPAMVSDDGRTALATVQFTERAKDVPAESVEAAQEAFGPVREAGAQVEYSGAVLQEENGPSGSEAIGLAAAVLVLLVAFGSVFAMVVPLLTAVFALALGMSVLTMVAEVATIGTSGPVVAAMIGLGVGIDYALLVVTRHREGMHAGHPPEESIRLALTTAGRSVLVAGATVIVAILSLYLIGIQFVSALGLASAITVAATLLAAVTLLPALLAVFGAGLDRFRVRRLRFDHGTGQVSGWHRWTGHVQRRPWPYLLASAAVLIAMAIPLFSLRLGTADGGSAPEGSTERRAYELIARDFGPGWTGPLVVTAQFDGQESKAAVNRQAGALRTELRSTEGVQEVRPPRLDEAGTTAVYTVVPKSSPDDKSTEQLVHRLREDVLPDAADGAETHLGGTTATAIDLADRLGSKMVWFMSFVVGLSFLLLMVEFRSLVVPLKAAVMNLLSVGAAYGVVVAVFQWGWGAGLLGAEAGPVESFAPVMLFAVLFGLSMDYEVFLLSRVREEYLRSGDSSKSVRDGVAATARVITAAASVMVVVFGSFQLNDQRTVNLFGFGLAVAIAIDASLVRLVLVPAVMALLGRSAWWMPRRLQRLLPHLPGEATATATAGLHTPVARMSTTAGEDQRAGALGEPPAQREAAEGERMPQPRP, encoded by the coding sequence GTGCTTTCTGCGCTTGCTCGTTTTTCGGTGCGGCACCGATGGTGGGTGATCGCCCTCTGGCTGCTGGCCGTCGTCGGGGCGGCATTGGGCGCCGGATCGGTCGGGGGTTCCTTCAGTAACGACCTCACCTTGAGCAACACCGATTCGCAGGCCGCCTATGACACCCTGCGCACGCGGTACCCGGAGCTTTCCGGCGACGGAATGCAGGTGGTGATCCACAGCGACTCCGGGGTCACCTCGGCGAAGGTGAAGGCGGCTGTCACGGACGCTGCCGCTGAGGTGCGTGGCTCCCAGGATGTGGCGGCGGTCCAGTCGCCGTACGGACCGGGGCCCGCCATGGTCTCCGACGACGGGCGCACCGCGCTCGCGACCGTACAGTTCACCGAGCGGGCCAAGGATGTGCCCGCGGAGTCCGTCGAGGCCGCACAGGAGGCGTTCGGCCCGGTGCGGGAGGCGGGGGCGCAGGTCGAGTACAGCGGTGCCGTCCTCCAGGAGGAGAATGGCCCGTCGGGGAGCGAGGCGATCGGCCTGGCCGCCGCGGTTCTGGTCCTGCTGGTGGCATTCGGATCGGTCTTCGCCATGGTGGTGCCGCTGCTGACGGCCGTGTTCGCACTGGCCCTGGGGATGTCGGTCCTCACCATGGTCGCCGAGGTGGCCACCATCGGTACGTCCGGTCCGGTGGTGGCGGCCATGATCGGCCTGGGGGTGGGGATCGACTACGCGCTCCTGGTGGTCACCCGGCACCGGGAGGGCATGCACGCCGGGCACCCCCCTGAGGAGTCGATCCGGCTTGCGCTGACGACCGCCGGCCGGTCGGTGCTCGTGGCGGGCGCCACGGTGATCGTGGCGATCCTGAGCCTCTACCTCATCGGCATCCAGTTCGTCTCCGCCCTGGGCCTGGCGAGCGCCATCACGGTGGCCGCCACCTTGCTGGCGGCCGTCACCCTGCTGCCGGCCCTGCTGGCCGTCTTCGGCGCCGGTCTGGACCGCTTCCGCGTGCGGCGGCTGCGGTTCGACCACGGCACGGGCCAGGTGAGCGGCTGGCACCGCTGGACCGGCCACGTCCAGCGGCGCCCCTGGCCCTACCTCCTCGCGTCCGCCGCAGTCCTGATCGCCATGGCCATCCCCCTGTTCTCGCTGCGCCTGGGTACGGCCGACGGCGGTTCTGCACCCGAGGGCAGTACGGAACGCCGCGCGTACGAGCTGATCGCACGGGACTTCGGCCCCGGCTGGACCGGCCCCTTGGTGGTGACCGCGCAGTTCGACGGCCAGGAGTCGAAGGCTGCCGTGAACCGGCAGGCCGGCGCGCTGCGCACCGAACTCCGGAGCACCGAAGGGGTGCAGGAGGTACGGCCGCCGCGACTGGACGAGGCCGGGACCACCGCGGTGTACACCGTGGTGCCCAAGAGTTCGCCGGACGACAAGTCCACCGAGCAGTTGGTCCACCGCCTGCGGGAGGACGTCCTCCCGGACGCCGCCGACGGCGCCGAGACACACCTCGGCGGCACCACCGCCACCGCCATCGACCTCGCGGACCGGCTCGGCAGCAAGATGGTCTGGTTCATGTCCTTCGTGGTGGGACTGAGCTTCCTGCTCCTCATGGTCGAGTTCCGCTCACTCGTCGTGCCTCTCAAGGCCGCGGTGATGAACCTGCTCTCCGTGGGAGCCGCGTACGGCGTCGTGGTCGCGGTCTTCCAATGGGGCTGGGGCGCCGGGCTCCTGGGGGCCGAGGCCGGGCCGGTGGAGTCGTTCGCGCCGGTCATGCTGTTCGCTGTCCTGTTCGGCCTGTCGATGGACTACGAGGTGTTCCTGCTCAGCCGCGTGCGGGAGGAGTACCTGAGGTCCGGGGACTCCAGCAAATCCGTCCGCGACGGCGTCGCCGCGACCGCCCGCGTCATCACCGCCGCCGCCTCGGTCATGGTCGTGGTGTTCGGCAGCTTCCAGCTGAACGACCAGCGGACCGTCAATCTCTTCGGTTTCGGCCTCGCCGTCGCCATCGCGATCGACGCCTCCCTGGTCCGGCTCGTCCTGGTGCCCGCCGTCATGGCGCTCCTGGGCAGGAGCGCCTGGTGGATGCCGCGTCGGCTGCAGCGCCTGCTGCCGCATCTGCCGGGCGAAGCGACAGCGACAGCGACAGCCGGCCTTCACACCCCCGTCGCCCGCATGAGCACCACGGCCGGCGAAGATCAGCGGGCGGGGGCCCTGGGTGAGCCGCCCGCACAGCGAGAGGCAGCGGAAGGCGAGCGGATGCCGCAGCCACGCCCGTGA
- a CDS encoding TetR/AcrR family transcriptional regulator — MMNSSGRGRRAGKPDTRAQILDVARRRFLEGGYAAVTLRSVAAEAGVDVALVSYHFGSKKGLFGAALALSANPAETLARTAEGDPATFPQRALLDLLALWEDPESGAPLRALITGAVHDQAITGLVKEMMEREIIDKIAARLRGADARKRAGAFCAQIAGLVVTRYILRLEPVASMAPDEIIRIYAPPLRVALRESSHQPRTP, encoded by the coding sequence ATGATGAATTCATCGGGCCGGGGCAGGAGGGCCGGGAAACCCGATACGCGCGCCCAGATCCTCGACGTCGCCCGCCGGCGCTTCCTCGAAGGGGGATACGCGGCAGTCACCCTGCGTTCCGTGGCTGCCGAGGCGGGTGTGGACGTCGCCCTGGTCAGCTACCACTTCGGCTCCAAGAAGGGCCTGTTCGGAGCGGCCCTCGCGCTGTCCGCCAACCCCGCCGAAACCCTCGCGCGCACCGCGGAGGGCGACCCCGCCACCTTCCCCCAACGCGCGCTGCTCGACCTGCTCGCCCTGTGGGAGGACCCCGAATCGGGCGCGCCGCTGCGTGCCCTGATAACCGGCGCCGTCCACGACCAGGCCATCACCGGCTTGGTCAAAGAGATGATGGAACGGGAAATAATCGACAAGATCGCCGCCAGGCTCCGCGGCGCGGACGCCCGCAAGCGGGCCGGAGCGTTCTGCGCGCAGATCGCGGGCCTCGTCGTGACCCGCTACATCCTGCGCCTGGAACCGGTCGCTTCCATGGCGCCTGATGAAATAATCCGGATCTACGCCCCGCCCTTGCGCGTCGCGCTGCGCGAATCCTCACACCAGCCTCGTACCCCCTGA
- a CDS encoding RNase A-like domain-containing protein yields MPTRSASYPDRKTAQWATQQVVTANEQAVHRWLAQNTRARLTVEAAWPSREEPVGRVQLEGDLLAGRGPVDVRAARVVLRREPTSPLGFVVHATVPFYL; encoded by the coding sequence GTGCCGACCCGCTCCGCCTCCTATCCCGACCGGAAGACCGCCCAATGGGCCACCCAGCAGGTGGTGACCGCGAACGAACAGGCCGTCCACCGCTGGCTCGCCCAGAACACCCGGGCCCGCCTCACCGTCGAGGCCGCCTGGCCGTCCCGTGAGGAGCCCGTGGGCCGGGTCCAGCTGGAGGGCGACCTGCTGGCCGGGCGAGGGCCCGTCGACGTGCGCGCGGCGCGCGTGGTGCTGCGCCGGGAGCCGACGAGTCCGCTCGGCTTCGTCGTCCACGCGACCGTTCCGTTCTACCTGTAG
- a CDS encoding contact-dependent growth inhibition system immunity protein: MSMKPLEHDRRYGELDQVMRAYLGQPADDTPERRSRALDAYLRHTWHTRPSAVAEAERQLREYSRNPPGRIRQELGEFYSIPDTGKPQSDIGDWLMVLADHLKRSIEEGDVPEPSVPQTHWEWHARFPETVQLLGGWFSQDIVDEFPGHDAAVADYADTTNPQLLARLVGELHELLALPLNEGDYALAAAELGMEVGPPEPFSHGAWFQSLAATLSGV, from the coding sequence ATGTCCATGAAGCCCCTCGAACACGACCGGCGGTACGGCGAGCTGGACCAGGTGATGCGCGCATACCTGGGGCAGCCGGCCGACGACACCCCGGAGCGGCGCAGTCGCGCCTTGGACGCGTATCTCCGTCACACCTGGCACACCCGCCCCTCGGCCGTCGCGGAAGCGGAACGCCAGCTACGCGAGTACAGCCGTAATCCTCCGGGCCGCATCCGGCAGGAGCTGGGTGAGTTCTACTCGATCCCGGACACCGGAAAGCCCCAGTCGGACATCGGTGACTGGCTGATGGTGCTGGCCGACCACCTGAAGAGGAGCATCGAGGAGGGGGACGTTCCGGAGCCATCGGTCCCGCAGACGCACTGGGAATGGCACGCGCGTTTCCCGGAGACCGTGCAACTGCTGGGCGGCTGGTTCTCACAGGACATCGTCGACGAGTTCCCCGGCCACGACGCCGCCGTCGCGGACTACGCCGACACCACAAACCCGCAGCTGCTCGCCCGCCTCGTGGGTGAACTCCACGAGTTGCTCGCTCTTCCCCTGAACGAGGGGGACTACGCCCTGGCCGCCGCCGAACTCGGCATGGAGGTGGGCCCGCCGGAGCCGTTCTCCCACGGCGCCTGGTTCCAGTCGCTGGCGGCGACACTGTCCGGCGTCTGA
- a CDS encoding class I SAM-dependent RNA methyltransferase — protein sequence MQNESTPSQATDSKAVGSQAGDSRAGDSLIGEEYEVEVGPVAHGGHCIARTAEGQVLFVRHTLPGEKIVARVTDGETGSRFLRADAVRIIEASKDRVEAPCKYAGPGMCGGCDWQHAKPGAQRRLKGEVITEQLKRLAGLTPEEAGWDGTVMPAEGDKLPPGEVPAWRTRVQYAIDDEGRAGLRKHRSHEVQPIDHCMIAAPGVTELGIEKREWPQLAAVEAISATGSHDRQVILTPKPGGRLPLVELDKPVSVLRVEEHDGGVHRVHGRAFVRERADDRTYRVGSGGFWQVHPQAADTLVRAVMQGLLPRKNDTALDLYCGVGLFAGAIGQRIGEKGAVLGIESGKRAVEDARHNLKDLERVRIEHGKVDQVLPRTGITEADLIVLDPPRAGAGKATVKHLAALGARRIAYVACDPAALARDLAYFREGGYRVRTLRAFDLFPMTSHVECVAILEPAAKGL from the coding sequence ATGCAGAACGAATCCACTCCGTCGCAGGCCACGGACTCGAAGGCCGTGGGCTCGCAGGCCGGGGACTCGCGGGCCGGGGACTCGCTGATCGGGGAGGAGTACGAGGTCGAGGTCGGCCCCGTCGCACACGGCGGCCACTGCATCGCCCGCACCGCGGAGGGCCAGGTCCTCTTCGTGCGGCACACCCTCCCCGGAGAGAAGATCGTCGCCCGGGTCACGGACGGCGAGACGGGGTCGCGCTTCCTGCGGGCCGACGCCGTCCGGATCATCGAAGCCTCCAAGGACCGCGTCGAGGCCCCCTGCAAGTACGCCGGTCCCGGAATGTGCGGCGGCTGCGACTGGCAGCACGCCAAGCCCGGCGCCCAGCGCCGGCTCAAGGGCGAGGTCATCACCGAACAGCTGAAGCGCCTCGCGGGCCTGACGCCCGAGGAGGCCGGCTGGGACGGCACGGTCATGCCGGCCGAGGGCGACAAGCTCCCGCCCGGCGAGGTACCTGCCTGGCGCACCCGCGTCCAGTACGCGATCGACGACGAGGGCCGGGCCGGACTGCGCAAGCACCGCTCGCACGAGGTCCAGCCGATCGACCACTGCATGATCGCCGCCCCCGGGGTCACCGAGCTGGGCATCGAGAAGCGCGAGTGGCCGCAGCTGGCCGCGGTGGAGGCCATCTCCGCCACCGGCTCCCACGACCGCCAGGTCATCCTCACCCCGAAGCCCGGCGGCCGGCTCCCCCTCGTCGAGCTGGACAAGCCGGTCTCCGTGCTGCGCGTCGAGGAGCACGACGGCGGCGTCCACCGCGTCCACGGACGCGCCTTCGTCCGCGAGCGCGCCGACGACCGCACGTACCGCGTCGGCTCCGGCGGCTTCTGGCAGGTCCACCCGCAGGCGGCCGACACGCTGGTCCGCGCGGTGATGCAGGGCCTGCTGCCCCGCAAGAACGACACGGCGCTCGACCTCTACTGCGGCGTCGGCCTGTTCGCCGGCGCCATCGGCCAGCGCATCGGCGAGAAGGGCGCGGTGCTCGGTATCGAGTCCGGCAAGCGCGCCGTCGAGGACGCCCGCCACAACCTGAAGGACCTGGAGCGGGTCCGGATCGAGCACGGCAAGGTCGACCAGGTCCTGCCGCGCACCGGCATCACGGAAGCCGACCTGATCGTTCTCGACCCCCCGCGCGCGGGAGCCGGCAAGGCCACGGTCAAGCACCTCGCCGCCCTGGGCGCCCGCCGCATCGCGTACGTGGCCTGCGACCCGGCCGCTCTGGCCCGCGACCTGGCGTACTTCCGCGAGGGCGGCTACAGGGTACGGACGCTGCGGGCGTTCGACCTCTTTCCGATGACCTCGCACGTGGAGTGCGTGGCGATCCTGGAGCCTGCTGCAAAGGGGCTCTGA